From one Leishmania panamensis strain MHOM/PA/94/PSC-1 chromosome 9 sequence genomic stretch:
- a CDS encoding hypothetical protein (TriTrypDB/GeneDB-style sysID: LpmP.09.0450): MASLAAVEAPELPPGMDPAYYALSLLRRRKLEECVKVSTHYLTLTVSPDRTGSLTGATAATSSSAGYMDESMWFIQTKAIVLQSLYDDAEIEDDGVDDVLMEGEQAVVSTLHRPNTSLRAARQGTAGGGTAADAVGRAGRLGTSTGGGRPVSSRYGYARPGTLQNRPGSVRGGPGGGTAARPVTGRFVRLGTASLRSVPGGPHINVQALNLERYAREKPMVAKLLCDYLLYVEHKPKMALELCTAALRSAKSVMTPATPLPSASGVAAKLPMGSGGEERPPVLPIGAAAGPGADPPSLPPAGKTAAVSTAQEHVGITNANDWWWKARLAKANYQLGLLREAEKYLKAALFDAPANASIGGGMLARESKARPGSGSSGGGFPQGRVFANYNTSVVMQLGKVYLKMDQPLTALETYEAALEVNPVDHHVVLCCARLRDELHEPGTAYDLYNQVLHLDSSNIEAIACIGAHLFYERNQPELALRYYRRLLQMGVHTSEVWTNVGLCAFYTFQVELSLRCLSRALALCREDSQRADVWYNIGHMGIGMGNMTFAERAFRLAVGADVTHAEALNNLAVLAYEKKEEKAGRRLLDTALLAAPGLTEALYNTAVISFQAGELELSYQMVMRALEVEPDHPEAVVLQGKLREHFLAI; encoded by the coding sequence ATGGCGAGCCTCGCTGCAGTCGAGGCCCCGGAGCTGCCGCCTGGGATGGACCCGGCCTACTACGCGCTCAGCCTGCTGCGTCGACGGAAGCTGGAGGAGTGCGTGAAGGTCTCTACTCACTACCTCACACTGACCGTCTCCCCGGACCGCACAGGCTCTCTGACGggcgccacggcggcgacATCATCTAGCGCCGGTTACATGGATGAGAGCATGTGGTTTATTCAGACAAAGGCGATAGTGCTCCAGAGCTTGTACGACGATGCCGAAATCGAGGATGACGGCGTCGATGACGTGCTCATGGAAGGCGAACAGGCCGTCGTGAGCACGTTGCACCGGCCCAACACATCTCtgcgggcggcgcggcagggcaccgcaggcggcggcacagctgctgacGCTGTTGGTCGCGCTGGTCGACTAGGAACGTCGACAGGCGGTGGGCGACCAGTGAGCAGCCGGTATGGCTACGCGCGACCAGGAACGCTGCAGAACCGCCCCGGCTCCGTCCGCGGCGGTCCTGGTGGGGGTACGGCGGCGCGTCCTGTCACCGGCCGCTTCGTTCGGCTTGGCACTGCGTCCCTTCGGTCCGTACCAGGCGGACCTCACATCAATGTGCAGGCTCTCAACCTTGAGCGCTACGCGCGCGAGAAGCCGATGGTGGCGAAGCTTCTGTGCGACTACCTCCTTTACGTAGAACACAAACCCAAGATGGCGTTGGAACTCTGCACGGCAGCTCTGCGTTCAGCCAAGTCTGTGATGACGCCAGCAACACCGCTACCTTCAGCGTCCGGCGTTGCTGCCAAGCTGCCAAtgggcagtggaggagaagagcggccCCCCGTCCTCCCCattggcgccgctgccggacCCGGCGCTGACCCACCATCTCTGCCGCCTGCCGGAAAGACTGCCGCGGTGTCCACGGCGCAGGAGCATGTCGGCATAACAAACGCGAATGACTGGTGGTGGAAGGCACGCCTGGCCAAGGCAAACTACCAGCTGGGGTTGCTgcgggaggcggagaagtaCCTCAAAGCCGCTCTCTTCGACGCACCAGCCAACGCCAGCATCGGGGGAGGAATGTTAGCGAGAGAATCGAAGGCGAGGCCAGGCAGTGGcagtagcggtggcggcttTCCGCAGGGCCGTGTGTTCGCCAACTACAACACAAGCGTGGTTATGCAACTGGGCAAGGTGTACCTCAAGATGGACCAGCCTTTGACAGCCCTCGAGACATACGAGGCAGCGCTCGAGGTGAACCCAGTCGACCACCACGTCGTTCTCTGCTGTGCGCGTCTACGCGACGAGCTGCATGAGCCCGGTACCGCCTACGACCTCTACAACCAAGTACTGCACCTCGATAGCAGCAATATCGAGGCCATCGCCTGCATTGGCGCGCATCTCTTCTACGAGCGCAACCAGCCAgagctggcgctgcgctACTACCGCCGTTTGCTGCAGATGGGCGTACACACGTCAGAGGTGTGGACGAACGTGGGGCTCTGCGCTTTCTACACGTTCCAGGTGGAGCTAAGCCTGCGCTGTCTGTCCCGTGCGTTGGCACTGTGCCGGGAAGACAGCCAGCGCGCAGATGTGTGGTACAACATCGGGCACATGGGCATCGGGATGGGCAACATGACCTTCGCCGAGCGCGCCTTCCGTCTTGCCGTCGGCGCAGACGTCACGCATGCGGAGGCGCTGAACAACCTGGCGGTGTTGGCCTACGAaaagaaggaggaaaaggccgGGCGTCGCCTCCTGGACACGGCGCTACTCGCGGCGCCGGGACTGACGGAGGCGCTGTATAACACCGCCGTCATCTCCTTCCAGGCAGGGGAGCTGGAGCTGTCGTATCAGATGGTGATGCgggcgctggaggtggaaCCGGACCACCCGGAAGCCGTGGTGCTGCAAGGCAAGCTGCGTGAGCATTTCCTCGCAATTTAG
- a CDS encoding hypothetical protein (TriTrypDB/GeneDB-style sysID: LpmP.09.0440) — MISEEDSRLFEAAKRAQVSRNTAIYVIENVDSSRTLSGAFVRVLLEMPTRREGYVVARIHSTTAGEVYSGFSTNPTQTTNVYLMLELPPPLAAINGVQYQLNSVSNSSMGEGEFREWLQMIRNEPTLREPTVQELSEVTARLHPYEANRHRANSNVNANSNRSQAIHGQAGAANASRSVPHSQVMPRQQQQQRALSNHGATRQHRQSLSASSPTALVPPQTQDSHPIVGSNDAPLRRSSAAMSEASSSGAIISTDGSVSPASRNGSNRFVRQGTMMARDYNRNPRQDGQASYEMSDAEVQAMGTYTPATCNQQQQQQRIALPRPQGSSASGPAMAATASFMARGTADQVIETEDEEMERRLRKDIMNHLAQECVLFPKDAQGYKLSRLRLLERDMIEYLQHVRDEIQGKQENCIVCMDHAPTVILLPCKHKVMCRLCAPSCPNCPVCRSSISEMFEPEEI; from the coding sequence ATGATTTCGGAAGAGGACAGCCGCCTGTTCGAAGCGGCAAAGCGAGCACAGGTAAGCCGCAACACCGCCATCTACGTGATCGAGAATGTCGACTCAAGCCGCACCCTTTCCGGGGCCTTTGTACGGGTGTTGCTGGAGATGCCCACTCGCAGAGAGGGATATGTGGTGGCGCGCATCCACAGCACGACTGCGGGTGAGGTTTACAGCGGCTTCTCAACCAATCCAACTCAGACGACGAACGTATACCTTATGCTGGAGCTTCCACCGCCGCTCGCCGCCATCAACGGCGTTCAGTATCAGCTGAACAGCGTCAGCAACAGTAGCATGGGCGAGGGCGAGTTCCGCGAGTGGCTGCAAATGATTCGCAACGAGCCTACGCTGCGGGAGCCGACTGTGCAAGAGCTGTCGGAGGTGACAGCCCGCCTGCATCCGTACGAAGCGaaccgccaccgcgccaaCTCGAACGTCAACGCTAACTCGAACAGGTCACAGGCGATCCACGGTCAAGCAGGTGCCGCTAACGCAAGCCGCAGCGTGCCGCATTCGCAGGTGATGCcgagacagcagcagcaacaaaggGCTCTCTCCAACCACGGAGCCactcggcagcaccgccagagCCTCTCCGCGAGCTCGccgacggcgctggtgccACCACAGACGCAGGATAGTCACCCCATCGTCGGCAGCAATGATGCGCCGCTCCGGCGAAGCTCTGCCGCCATGAGCgaagcgagcagcagcggtgccatcATTAGCACGGACGGCAGTGTGAGCCCCGCCAGCCGCAACGGCAGTAATCGCTTCGTACGACAAGGAACCATGATGGCGCGCGACTATAACCGCAACCCGCGCCAGGACGGGCAAGCGTCGTATGAAATGTCCGACGCAGAGGTGCAAGCCATGGGCACCTACACCCCGGCAACATGCaaccaacagcagcagcaacagcgaatCGCGTTGCCTCGTCCGCAGGGTAGCAGTGCCAGCGGCCCCGCCATGGCAGCCACTGCCTCCTTTATGGCGCGCGGCACCGCCGACCAGGTTATAGAGACTGAGGATGAGGAGATGGAGCGCCGTCTGCGGAAGGACATTATGAACCACCTAGCCCAGGAGTGCGTCCTATTTCCAAAAGACGCGCAGGGCTACAAGCTCTCCCGCCTGCGCTTGCTGGAGCGCGATATGATTGAATACCTACAGCACGTCCGTGACGAGATCCAGGGCAAGCAAGAGAACTGCATCGTATGCATGGACCACGCCCCCACAGTAATCCTGCTGCCTTGCAAGCACAAGGTTATGTGCCGACTGTGCGCCCCGTCGTGCCCCAACTGCCCCGTGTGTCGCAGTAGCATTTCAGAAATGTTTGAGCCGGAGGAGATTTAG